One uncultured Campylobacter sp. genomic window, AAAATTTGAAATTAACTTTTTGGCTCGAATTCCGATCCGCTTTATCGCCTCGCCGTTTTTGCCGATCAGCATCTCTTTGTGCGAATTGCTGTCCGTTATAATCCGCGCATATACCGAGATCAGACCCGGTTTTTCCACCACTTTTTCCATCACGACGTCGCTGCAATACGGGATCTCGTCGCTCATACTCTCAAAGATTGCCTCAAGTATGAAGTCGCGATAAATTTCACGCTCATTGGTTGCGCTTAAAATTTCGGGATCGTAAAAGTACTCGTGCTCGGGCAAAATTTTACAAATTTCGTCCAAAACCTGCTTTTTATAGACCCTTTTTTTGATGCTAACGGGGATTATCGCTTCGAATTTATCGGTAAATTTTTGATATTGCAGCAGCTTTTGTACGATCTTTTCGTCATTTACTTCGTCAATTTTAGTTAAAATCACGATGTGTTTCGTGCCGGGATTTAAATTTAAAAATTTTTCATATTCAGAAGTATCGTCGTGCACGGGCGCCAAAAACAGCACCAAATCGCAGCCCTCAATCGCTCCGAGCGCCACTTCGACCATCAGCTTATTCATCAGCTTGGCGCTTTCGTGCAGCCCGGGAGTATCCGTGAAAATCACCTGATCCGCGCCGTTCATCGCGATGCCGTTAATCTTGCGGCGCGTAGCGTTAATTTTATGCGAGACGAGCGAAATTTTCTCGCCGCAGAGATAGTTTAACAGCGAGCTCTTGCCCGCATTAGTCCGCCCGATGAGCGTTACAAATCCGCTTTTCATATTTTCCTTAAATCAAAATTTTATCTTAATCTAGCGCCTTCGCTCGCCGTTAATTTTAAATCGCGTCAAATTTCATACGCGAAAACCGCAAACCGCGGAATTTAAAATTTCATTTTTGCGCGCTGCTAGCGACCGAGCGCATGCGACACAATTAAATTTAATCCGCAAGCGCGCAGATTAGACCTGCCGCAGATGCAAGCGGGGCGCTAAACTTAACTTGAGCCAAAAACGCAAGAGTCCAAATTTTAACGACAAAAGCTTCAAGTCTGCATTACCGCCGCAAGATATAACGCCGAAATGCGTTTATAATTTGCCGTAAAACTTTATAAATTTAATATTTTACGCATTTTATAAACACAATGTGAATTCGGCGTAAATTTAATTGCCGCAAACATAAAATTTTATTTAGCATCCGAGCTTTTAAAATTCCTCACGGCGCGCCGTATCATACTTAGCTGCGCCGCCGAAACGATGCTCTAGGCGTGCTCAAACGAGCGCTTTAGCTCCGCGGCGGCCGAAAAATTTAAAAATCACAAAATGTATTTCGCCAGATCCTCGTCGCTTGCGATGCCTGCTAGCTTTTCGCTTACGAGCTTTTCATCCACGACGATCTTTTGCCCTTTAAACTTATCCGCTTCGAAGCTGATATCCTCAATCACCTTTTCCATTATCGTATGTAGTCTTCTAGCACCGATATCCTCGACCTTTTCATTCGTGCTCGCCGCAAATTTCGCGATCGCCTTGACCCCGTTCTCGCTAAACTCTAGCTCGACGCCCTCGGTCTTTAAAAGCGCCGAGTACTGCTTAAGGAGCGAATTTTTTGGCTTGGTTAAAATTTCACACAGCGCCGCCTCGTCTAGGCTGTCAAGCTCGACGCGAAGCGGGAAGCGCCCCTGAAGCTCGGGTATAAGATCGCTCGGCTTGCTGATATGAAAGGCGCCCGCAGCGATAAAAAGGATGTGATCGGTGTCGATATTGCCAAATTTCGTGCTTACGCTGCTGCCCTCCACGATCGGAAGCAGATCGCGCTGCACGCCCTCTTTGCTCGGATCCTGCCTGCCGCTATTACCGCTTGAAACCGCCACCTTATCGATCTCATCGATAAAGATGATGCCCTCGTTTTGCGCGCGCCTAACGGCTTCGGCTTTGATACTCTCCATATCGAGAACTTTCTCGCTAGCCTCGCTTTTAAGGGCAACCTTGGCGTCTTTTACCTTCATCTCTTTTTTGCTTTTGCGCGTCGAAATTCCGATTACCTTGATGAAGCTTTCCTGCATATTCGCCATCTCAGGCGGCAAATTCGGATTTGATTCAAGCGCGTTTTCGCTTACTTCAATCTCGATACTAAGATCATCCAGATCGCCGCGCTCGAGCTTGGCCGCCATCTTTTCGTAGCTTTTTTCGTAATCTACGACCTTCTCCTCGCTCGCTCCGCGCGGAAGCGGCGGAAGGACTTTTTCTAAAATTTTACGCTTGATATAATCATCAATCTTATCTTTATTTTTTTCAAATTCCTCGCCGCGAACTAAATTTACCGACGCGGCGGCTAGATCTCGCACCATGCTCTCCACGTCGCGCCCCACGAAGCCCACCTCGGTGTATTTGCTGGCCTCGACCTTGATAAAAGGAAGCCCAAACATCTTCGAAAGCCTGCGCGCGATCTCGGTCTTACCTACGCCGGTAGATCCGATCATCAGGATGTTTTTGGGCATCACCTCGTTTTTCATCTCATCTTCGAGCGCCATTCTGCGGTAGCGATTTCGCAAAGCCACCGCTATCGTGCGTTTAGCGCTATTTTGTCCGATTATATATTCGTCTAGTTTCTCTACGATCTGCTTTGGCGTCATCATCTCTTTTCGTCCCAAATTGCGTATGTTTTAATGTTTTCGTTCGTGTAAATGCAAATCTCGCCCGCGATTTTAAGACTTTGCTTTACGAGCTCCTCTTCGTCTAAGCTTGCAAATTTATCCAAAGCTCGCGCCGCGCTAAGAGCGTAATTCCCGCCGCTT contains:
- the era gene encoding GTPase Era encodes the protein MKSGFVTLIGRTNAGKSSLLNYLCGEKISLVSHKINATRRKINGIAMNGADQVIFTDTPGLHESAKLMNKLMVEVALGAIEGCDLVLFLAPVHDDTSEYEKFLNLNPGTKHIVILTKIDEVNDEKIVQKLLQYQKFTDKFEAIIPVSIKKRVYKKQVLDEICKILPEHEYFYDPEILSATNEREIYRDFILEAIFESMSDEIPYCSDVVMEKVVEKPGLISVYARIITDSNSHKEMLIGKNGEAIKRIGIRAKKLISNFSKVKIYLKLTVFVKKSWKNDEFRVKTDFIY
- the hslU gene encoding HslU--HslV peptidase ATPase subunit, with translation MMTPKQIVEKLDEYIIGQNSAKRTIAVALRNRYRRMALEDEMKNEVMPKNILMIGSTGVGKTEIARRLSKMFGLPFIKVEASKYTEVGFVGRDVESMVRDLAAASVNLVRGEEFEKNKDKIDDYIKRKILEKVLPPLPRGASEEKVVDYEKSYEKMAAKLERGDLDDLSIEIEVSENALESNPNLPPEMANMQESFIKVIGISTRKSKKEMKVKDAKVALKSEASEKVLDMESIKAEAVRRAQNEGIIFIDEIDKVAVSSGNSGRQDPSKEGVQRDLLPIVEGSSVSTKFGNIDTDHILFIAAGAFHISKPSDLIPELQGRFPLRVELDSLDEAALCEILTKPKNSLLKQYSALLKTEGVELEFSENGVKAIAKFAASTNEKVEDIGARRLHTIMEKVIEDISFEADKFKGQKIVVDEKLVSEKLAGIASDEDLAKYIL